The DNA window AAGGCTCGCAAGGGGCCGCTGGAGGTGGATGTGTTCACGCAGAACGCAGGGGCCAGGAGCTTCTACGAGAAGCGCGGCTTCCGGCTGCGCAATGAGACCATCCACGGACCCACGGGTTGCCCGCAGTTGACCATGGTCATGGACCAGTAGGGAGAATGGGATGGATTTCGGGCTCGACTTGGCCACCCTGTTGACGGGTTTGGCCATCTTCTGCCTGCGCATCTGCGACGTGAGCCTGGGCACGGTGCGCACCATCAGCACGGTGCACGGCCGCACCAAGGTGGCCTTCTTCCTGGGCCTGGTGGAGATCACCATCTGGATCACGGTCATCTCCACGGTGGTCAGCAAGATCGCGGACAAGCCCATCCTGGGTCTGTTCTACGCCGTGGGCTTCTCCACGGGCAACGTGGTGGGCATAATGCTCGAACGCAAACTGGCCCTGGGCACGATGATCATCCGCGTCATCACTCCGGGCGAGAGCGGGCTGCTCACGGCCGAGCGGTTGCGCAACGCTGGCCATGCCGTGACGGTGTATCACGGCGAGGGCATGGCCGGGCCGGTGCTGACCCTATACATTGCCTGCCGCCGCCGCGACGTGGACCGCATCCTGGCCCAGGTCCGCGCCACGGACCCCAAGGCCTTCTACATCACGGAACAGGCCGGCAGCGTGAGCAAGATCTACCGGCCCACCATGCAGCCGTCCACGGGCTGGCGCGCAATCCTCAAGAAGAAATAGCTTCGGCCTGCCTTGTCTGCCCCGCGCAACGGGCTGGCGGCGAGAGGAAATGAATCCGCCGCCTTGCCCTAGGCGTGCCTTTGAGTGATAAGTAAAGACAGGAAGCATACTGCGTGCAACGGCAGGGGGTGGGCATGTTCACGCGCATTCTCGTCGCTTTAAAGTACAACGACACGGGCAGGCATGCCTTGAGTGTGGCCGCCGAGTTGGCCAGAATCCACGGCGCGGAGCTTATAGCCTTCCATGCCCTCGACTACCGGCTGTTGGCCGAGGGCGTGTCGGCGGCCGAGCGCGACCAGGCCTGCGACGCGGCCCATCGGCGCTTTGAGCAGGAATTCGGCCCGATCTTCCGGGAAGGCGGCACCAGCGACTTTGTCTGCCTGCCCGCGGACCCTGCCATGGCCGTGTGCCGCCTGGCCCGCGAGCGCAAGGCGGACCTCATCGTCCTCGGCTGCCACCAGCGCGGGCAGGGCTCTGGCCTGTCGCGCATGGACTACACGGGCATGACCATCATGGACAAGGCGCCTTGCCCGGTGCTGCTGGTGCCGTACAGCGACCAGCCGGCTTAGAGCATTTTGCTTTTGAAAATGCTCTGCTAGCCATGCGTCGGCATGGCTAGCCGCCGCGTAGGCGTAGGCGCAATTTACTTGCGCCGTCAACGCCGGAGCGGGCGTCTTAAAAGCAATCTGCTTTAGGGTCGAGCAGCTACCAGCTGACCGAGCGCATGATCTTTTGCACCCACAGGGAGTTCTCGACAGTCAGAAACAGGACGACGCTGAGGGCGATGAAGGTCAGCCAAAGCAGAGTGCGCGTCAGCCAGGGGACTTCGCGGCGCTTCTTCATCAGTTTCTTGCATTCCTTGCAATAGTGGCGGGAAACTTCAATGGGGTTTCCGCACTTGGGGCACGTCGTGAGAATATCGTTCATTGCGGTTCGAGCCTTTGATTCGTGTATGGATTGCGTGGGAGCTGATTCGCGGCGGCTGATCGGCAGGAGCCTCCGCTGGGGCCATGAGAAATCTTTTTCCTTCGTTTGTAAACAGCCCGAAAGGAATTTTTCCCTGGAACGCCCTGGAACAGAGAGGCGCTACGCGAATTCCTGCGGGCTAAGGACGCATTCCTTGTTCAATACCGCCTGCATATCTGCTATGGTCCGCCGAATTGTCATGGCGTAACCAGGTGGTAATGGATGAGAGACGAAAGCGGACAGCGGCAAGCCCCTGCTGGAGCGGGCACGGCGGGCCAACCTGCGAGGGCGGACCTTTCACACCTGTCCATCGGCAAGACGGCCCAACCTTTCCGGCGTGGTTCACGGAGAAAGCTCGTCGTCATTGTACTTCTGATACTGGCGCTCGGCGTTGCCGCGCTGTTCCTGACGGGAGTCTTTAATCCGGCGATCCCCGTGCACCTGGTCAGCGTAAGCAAGGTTTTCCCTTCCCAGTCCTTCACCGTGCTTAACGCCAGCGGCTATGTCGTGGCCCAGACCAAGGCCTCGGTGGCCTCCAAGATCACGGGCCTGCTGGTGAAGCTGAACGTGGAGGAGGGCCACAAAGTGCGCGAGGGCCAGGTGCTGGCCGTGCTGGAGAATGCCGACTACAGGGCCACCCTGGCGAGGGTCGAGGCGGCTCAGGCCGCGGCCCGGTTCGCCCTGCGGCAGGCCGAGGCCGATTTGTACAATGCACGGCTCATATATGAGCGCAACAGCCGGCTGGTGAAGCGCGGAGTCATATCCCAGCAGGAGTTCGATACCTCCGATGCGCGCTTCCGGCAGGTCAGGGCCGCGGTGTCGGTCGCCCGCGCTCAGATACGCGTTGCCGACGCCGCGGTGCTCGAAGCCAAGGTCAACCTCGACTACACATACATTCGCGCGCCCTTCGACGCAGTGGTGCTGACCAAGAACGCGGATATCGGCGACATCATAACGCCCATAGGCGCGGCACAGCAGGCCCAGGCCTCGGTGGTGACCATCGCGGACATGGATTCGCTCATGGTCGAGGCAGACGTGTCCGAATCAAGCATCGCAAAGGTCAAGGTGGGCCAGCCGGCCGAGATTCAGCTCGACGCCCTGCCAGACGAGCGTTTTCCGGGCCGGGTGCACATGATCGTGCCCACGGCCGACCGCAGTAAGGCCTCGGTGCAGGTCAAGGTGGCTTTTATGGAGCGCGACCCGCGCGTGCTCCCTGAGATGAGCGCCAAGGCGGCCTTCCTGTCCAGGGCGGTACGGCCCGACGAGCGCGAGCCCGTGGTGGCCGTGCCAGGAACGGCCGTAGTCGAGGTCGATGGCCGGGCCGCGGTTTTCG is part of the Desulfocurvibacter africanus subsp. africanus DSM 2603 genome and encodes:
- a CDS encoding DUF2116 family Zn-ribbon domain-containing protein, encoding MNDILTTCPKCGNPIEVSRHYCKECKKLMKKRREVPWLTRTLLWLTFIALSVVLFLTVENSLWVQKIMRSVSW
- a CDS encoding efflux RND transporter periplasmic adaptor subunit — translated: MRDESGQRQAPAGAGTAGQPARADLSHLSIGKTAQPFRRGSRRKLVVIVLLILALGVAALFLTGVFNPAIPVHLVSVSKVFPSQSFTVLNASGYVVAQTKASVASKITGLLVKLNVEEGHKVREGQVLAVLENADYRATLARVEAAQAAARFALRQAEADLYNARLIYERNSRLVKRGVISQQEFDTSDARFRQVRAAVSVARAQIRVADAAVLEAKVNLDYTYIRAPFDAVVLTKNADIGDIITPIGAAQQAQASVVTIADMDSLMVEADVSESSIAKVKVGQPAEIQLDALPDERFPGRVHMIVPTADRSKASVQVKVAFMERDPRVLPEMSAKAAFLSRAVRPDEREPVVAVPGTAVVEVDGRAAVFVAQDDRARLTSIETGRTFGDLVEVRAGLSTEQRVILEPGEGLEDGAKIMPQEK
- a CDS encoding universal stress protein, encoding MFTRILVALKYNDTGRHALSVAAELARIHGAELIAFHALDYRLLAEGVSAAERDQACDAAHRRFEQEFGPIFREGGTSDFVCLPADPAMAVCRLARERKADLIVLGCHQRGQGSGLSRMDYTGMTIMDKAPCPVLLVPYSDQPA
- a CDS encoding DUF2179 domain-containing protein translates to MDFGLDLATLLTGLAIFCLRICDVSLGTVRTISTVHGRTKVAFFLGLVEITIWITVISTVVSKIADKPILGLFYAVGFSTGNVVGIMLERKLALGTMIIRVITPGESGLLTAERLRNAGHAVTVYHGEGMAGPVLTLYIACRRRDVDRILAQVRATDPKAFYITEQAGSVSKIYRPTMQPSTGWRAILKKK